The Saccharomyces cerevisiae S288C chromosome VII, complete sequence genome includes a region encoding these proteins:
- the IMO32 gene encoding Imo32p (Conserved mitochondrial hypothetical protein; processed by both mitochondrial processing peptidase and mitochondrial octapeptidyl aminopeptidase; gene contains the nested antisense gene NAG1), producing the protein MMILGKAGILAQYGTIYVRQNTIRNNLSSCIFKQSLCAFHSLAKVLQQKQVPLDLSYDIIKRDAVKTGDEGKPRPPIIILHGLFGNKLNNRSIGRNLNKKLGRDVYLLDLRNHGSSPHSSVHNYEVMSEDVKHFITKHELNTNGGPIIIGHSMGGKVAMMLVLKNPQLCSMLVCIENAPVSLRPNAEFVEYIKALMEIVNDKGKTIRTLKQADEHLAERIGGNELVRRFLLTALKKVKMDNSSSVSSYTFEERIPLATLKDAIVKGEIAAWPLDPARERWTRPALFIRATQSHYVVDEYLPIIGAFFPRFETRDIDAGHWVNAEKPGECAESIVDFVERHED; encoded by the coding sequence ATGATGATACTGGGTAAAGCCGGGATCCTGGCACAGTATGGGACAATATATGTGAGACAAAATACCATTCGGAATAATTTAAGTTCCTGCATTTTTAAGCAGTCACTATGTGCCTTTCATTCATTAGCAAAGGTGCTGCAACAAAAGCAAGTCCCACTGGACCTTTCATATGACATAATCAAGAGAGATGCAGTAAAAACTGGGGATGAAGGGAAGCCAAGACCACCTATTATCATACTTCACGGCTTATTCGGTAACAAGCTCAACAACCGAAGCATTGGCCGTAACcttaacaagaaattgGGAAGAGACGTGTATCTGCTGGACCTAAGAAATCATGGATCCTCACCACACAGTTCAGTCCATAACTACGAAGTCATGTCGGAAGACGTGAAACACTTTATCACAAAGCACGAATTAAACACCAATGGAGGCCCTATTATAATAGGACACTCAATGGGTGGTAAAGTTGCCATGATGCTGGTCCTGAAAAACCCGCAACTTTGTTCGATGTTAGTCTGTATAGAGAACGCTCCGGTGAGTTTGCGCCCTAACGCTGAGTTTGTCGAATACATCAAAGCGCTGATGGAAATCGTCAACGACAAGGGCAAAACTATCCGCACGCTGAAACAGGCTGATGAACACCTTGCAGAGAGGATCGGCGGCAATGAGCTAGTAAGGCGGTTTCTCCTAACGGCGCTGAAAAAGGTCAAGATGGACAATTCATCGTCTGTGTCGTCATATACATTCGAAGAACGAATTCCCCTCGCAACACTGAAAGATGCCATTGTCAAAGGTGAAATTGCCGCGTGGCCCCTAGATCCTGCTCGTGAACGATGGACGCGGCCTGCGCTATTCATCAGGGCTACTCAATCGCATTATGTGGTAGACGAGTATCTTCCGATCATCGGCGCGTTCTTTCCACGCTTTGAAACACGTGACATCGATGCGGGTCACTGGGTAAATGCGGAGAAGCCTGGGGAATGTGCCGAAAGCATCGTCGATTTTGTGGAGCGGCACGAGGATTAA
- the ERV1 gene encoding flavin-linked sulfhydryl oxidase (Flavin-linked sulfhydryl oxidase of the mitochondrial IMS; N-terminus is an intrinsically disordered domain that in the cytosol helps target Erv1p to mitochondria, and in the intermembrane space oxidizes Mia40p as part of a disulfide relay system that promotes intermembrane space retention of imported proteins; functional ortholog of human GFER (ALR); human GFER carrying N-terminal 21 amino acids of Erv1p functionally complements the lethality of the erv1 null mutation), whose protein sequence is MKAIDKMTDNPPQEGLSGRKIIYDEDGKPCRSCNTLLDFQYVTGKISNGLKNLSSNGKLAGTGALTGEASELMPGSRTYRKVDPPDVEQLGRSSWTLLHSVAASYPAQPTDQQKGEMKQFLNIFSHIYPCNWCAKDFEKYIRENAPQVESREELGRWMCEAHNKVNKKLRKPKFDCNFWEKRWKDGWDE, encoded by the exons ATGAAAGCAATAGATAAAATGACGGATAATCCACCACAAGAAGGCTTAAGTGGgaggaaaataatatatgACGAAGATGGCAAACC TTGCCGATCATGTAACACCCTACTTGACTTTCAGTACGTGACCGGGAAGATATCTAATGGCCTGAAGAACCTCTCATCTAACGGTAAACTAGCAGGTACGGGGGCTCTCACTGGCGAAGCTTCAGAGTTGATGCCTGGCTCAAGAACATACAGGAAGGTTGACCCTCCTGACGTAGAGCAACTAGGTAGATCTTCATGGACGCTGTTACACTCTGTAGCTGCCAGCTATCCTGCTCAACCTACAGACCAACAGAAGGGTGAAATGAAACAGTTCTTGAATATCTTCTCACATATTTATCCTTGCAACTGGTGTGCTAAagactttgaaaaatatatcagAGAAAATGCACCACAAGTTGAGTCAAGAGAAGAACTTGGGAGGTGGATGTGTGAAGCCCACAATAAAGTCAATAAGAAATTGAGGAAGCCCAAATTTGACTGTAATTTCTGGGAAAAAAGATGGAAGGACGGCTGGGACGAATAA
- the POP6 gene encoding ribonuclease P/MRP protein subunit POP6 (Subunit of RNase MRP, nuclear RNase P and telomerase; forms a soluble heterodimer with Pop7p that binds P3 domain of RNase MRP and RNase P RNAs; RNase MRP cleaves pre-rRNA, nuclear RNase P cleaves tRNA precursors to generate mature 5' ends and facilitates turnover of nuclear RNAs, while telomerase replenishes telomeric DNA; relocalizes to the cytosol in response to hypoxia), which translates to MINGVYYNEISRDLDISSSTQCLRFLKETVIPSLANNGNNSTSIQYHGISKNDNIKKSVNKLDKQINMADRSLGLQQVVCIFSYGPHIQKMLSILEIFKKGYIKNNKKIYQWNKLTSFDIKREGRNELQEERLKVPILVTLVSDSEIIDLNLHSFTKQ; encoded by the coding sequence ATGATCAATGGCGTATATTACAATGAAATTAGTAGAGATTTGGATATCTCTTCCTCCACTCAATGTCTTCGGTTTCTCAAAGAAACAGTTATACCGTCCTTAGCAAATAATGGTAACAACAGTACATCAATACAGTATCATGGCATATCGAAGAACGATAACATTAAGAAGTCTGTAAATAAGTTAGATAAACAAATCAACATGGCAGATAGAAGTTTGGGTCTACAACAAGTAGTTTGTATATTCTCTTACGGTCCacatattcaaaaaatgttaagtattttggaaatatttaaaaagGGTTATATTAAGaacaataagaaaatttatCAGTGGAATAAATTAACATCGTTCGatataaaaagagaagGCAGAAATGAACTACAGGAAGAAAGGCTCAAGGTTCCAATTTTGGTCACCCTTGTTTCTGATTCAGAGATCATTGATTTAAACCTACATTCATTCACCAAACAATAA
- the MSP1 gene encoding protein-degrading AAA family ATPase MSP1 (Highly-conserved N-terminally anchored AAA-ATPase; distributed in the mitochondrial outer membrane and peroxisomes; involved in mitochondrial protein sorting; ATP-driven extractase that pulls mislocalized tail-anchored proteins into the cytosol, passing them to the GET pathway for transfer to the ER membrane for degradation, ensuring fidelity of organelle-specific localization of tail-anchored proteins; contains an N-terminal transmembrane domain and C-terminal cytoplasmic ATPase domain), whose translation MSRKFDLKTITDLSVLVGTGISLYYLVSRLLNDVESGPLSGKSRESKAKQSLQWEKLVKRSPALAEVTLDAYERTILSSIVTPDEINITFQDIGGLDPLISDLHESVIYPLMMPEVYSNSPLLQAPSGVLLYGPPGCGKTMLAKALAKESGANFISIRMSSIMDKWYGESNKIVDAMFSLANKLQPCIIFIDEIDSFLRERSSTDHEVTATLKAEFMTLWDGLLNNGRVMIIGATNRINDIDDAFLRRLPKRFLVSLPGSDQRYKILSVLLKDTKLDEDEFDLQLIADNTKGFSGSDLKELCREAALDAAKEYIKQKRQLIDSGTIDVNDTSSLKIRPLKTKDFTKKLRMDATSTLSSQPLD comes from the coding sequence ATGTCTCGCAAATTTGATTTAAAAACGATTACTGATCTTTCCGTCCTAGTTGGGACTGGCATATCATTATACTACCTGGTCAGTCGGCTACTCAACGATGTTGAATCAGGACCGTTATCAGGTAAATCAAGGGAATCAAAGGCCAAACAGTCCTTGCAATGGGAAAAGCTGGTGAAAAGATCACCGGCATTGGCAGAAGTAACATTAGATGCATATGAAAGGACTATATTATCTTCTATCGTTACGCCAGatgaaataaatattaCATTCCAGGATATTGGTGGCTTAGACCCGCTTATTTCAGATCTACATGAAAGTGTCATATATCCCTTGATGATGCCAGAAGTATATTCTAATAGCCCTTTACTTCAAGCACCTAGCGGTGTCTTGCTATATGGGCCACCAGGATGTGGTAAAACCATGTTGGCGAAGGCCCTAGCCAAGGAAAGTGGTGCTAATTTTATCTCAATAAGAATGTCATCTATAATGGATAAATGGTATGGTGAATCTAACAAAATAGTCGATGCAATGTTTTCATTGGCGAACAAGTTACAACCTTGtataatattcattgacGAAATTGATTCATTCCTTAGAGAACGGTCTTCTACAGATCATGAAGTTACGGCAACCTTAAAAGCTGAATTCATGACTTTATGGGATGGCTTATTGAATAATGGAAGGGTTATGATTATCGGTGCTACTAATCGGATAAATGACATAGATGATGCGTTTTTGAGGAGGTTACCAAAAAGGTTTCTTGTTTCATTGCCTGGTTCTGATCAACGTTACAAAATATTAAGTGTTTTATTAAAAGACACTAAACTAGACGAAGACGAATTCGACTTGCAACTGATTGCAGACAATACCAAAGGATTTTCTGGGTCGGACCTGAAAGAGCTTTGCAGAGAAGCGGCCTTAGATGCAGCAAAGGAATACATAAAACAGAAGAGGCAGCTCATTGATAGTGGTACAATCGATGTTAATGATACTTCTTCCTTGAAGATAAGACCATTAAAGACAAAagattttacaaaaaaattaagaatGGATGCTACAAGTACGTTGTCATCTCAACCTCTTGATTAA
- the NAG1 gene encoding Nag1p (Protein involved in yeast cell wall biogenesis; localizes to the cell periphery; production of Nag1p is dependent upon the presence of Slt2p and Rlm1p; gene is nested within and antisense to IMO32): MNSAGRVHRSRAGSRGHAAISPLTMASFSVARGIRSSNVYDDTDDELSILTFFSAVRRNRLTSSLPPILSARCSSACFSVRIVLPLSLTISISALMYSTNSALGRKLTGAFSIQTNIEQSCGFFRTSIMATLPPIECPIIIGPPLVFNSCFVIKCFTSSDMTS, translated from the coding sequence ATGAATAGCGCAGGCCGCGTCCATCGTTCACGAGCAGGATCTAGGGGCCACGCGGCAATTTCACCTTTGACAATGGCATCTTTCAGTGTTGCGAGGGGAATTCGTTCTTCGAATGTATATGACGACACAGACGATGAATTGTCCATCTTGACCTTTTTCAGCGCCGTTAGGAGAAACCGCCTTACTAGCTCATTGCCGCCGATCCTCTCTGCAAGGTGTTCATCAGCCTGTTTCAGCGTGCGGATAGTTTTGCCCTTGTCGTTGACGATTTCCATCAGCGCTTTGATGTATTCGACAAACTCAGCGTTAGGGCGCAAACTCACCGGAGCGTTCTCTATACAGACTAACATCGAACAAAGTTGCGGGTTTTTCAGGACCAGCATCATGGCAACTTTACCACCCATTGAGTGTCCTATTATAATAGGGCCTCCATTGGTGTTTAATTCGTGCTTTGTGATAAAGTGTTTCACGTCTTCCGACATGACTTCGTAG